The DNA sequence GCGCAACCTCGACCGCCCCGATCGACGAGACATCCTTGATGCTGTCGAAGACCGGATACCACGTGGCGCCAGCGCTGGTCGTCTTCCACACGCCGCCGAGGACCGCGCCCATATAGAAGACACCGGGCTGGCCAACCGCGCCGGCCACCGTCGCGACGCGACCGCCGCGGAAAGGTCCGACGTTACGCCATTTGAGCCCGGCGAGGAGTTGCGCAGGCATTGGGGCGCGGCTCGGCCGCGGTGCTGCGGCAACGGAGAGCGCGCCAAGAAGGGCTGCCCCGGCCGCGGGGAGCCAACGAACGGTGAAGCGCGTGGCCATGCGACGATTCCATTTGTAAGGGAATGATGAAGCATACTGCGCGCAGGTATGTAACGACAGGGGCGCGAAATCATTGCTGATTCGCGCCCCCTTTGTTGTCGTCAGCTAAACGACAGTCTGGATCAGCCCGCCGTCACGACCCGAGGAAGAGGACGTGGCAATACGTTCCAAGGCGAACGTTGTAGGCGAGGTAGTACCCTGGGTGATCCGGATCGAGGTAGATCACGATGTCGTCGGTGTCCCACAGCCAGTCGCTGCAATAGTCATAGTCGTATGGCGCAACCGAGAAGAAGTAATTCCCGATGCTGAACCGGTCACGCGACCCGCCATGCAGCCGCCAGACGTGCGACGGCCCGATCCCCGCTTCGAAATGGCCGTGCTCCCACGGGCGGTCGAGACGGTAATGCGGGTCGTTCCGCCCGCTGCTGTGCCCGATCCACGTGCTGTTGTCGTGGACGTGAGGTACCTCGGGGTGGTTCGGTTCGTCTCGGTAGGTGCGGCCGCCACGCTGCGGGTTGTTGTTCTGCACCGGCGCCGCTCCACGCTGCGGAGCGCTCTGTTGTACCGGCGCTGTGCCCCGCGGAGGCGGTGGAGGCGGTGTCTGGGGAGCGGCTGGCCGGCTCCGCGCCGGGGGACCGTGCTGCGGGATGAAGCCGTTGCCGACCGGCTGCTGCGGCGGCTGCGCCTTGGCAGGCTGCTGCGGCCTGGCTGGCTGCTGGCCGCGCTGACCCTGTTGGCCATGCTGCTGCTGCTGGCCATGCTGCTGATCGTGATTTTTGTCGTTTCCGCGCCCCTGCGCCGAAGCGGCGGCGGGAAGGAGCGCACCAACTGCGAGAACCCAGATGAAGTTTTTCATGTGATTGGGGACGTATCCTAATTCACCATCTGGCACACGGTACTGAGATCGGAGGATCGAGTCCCGAGTTGCAACGGCTCCAAGTCGCCCCTGGGCGCCGTCATCACCCTACCAGACGATACGCCGGCCGATGAGCACCTTCGCCATCAGCTGATTGGTCGGCGGCGTGATGCCAAACCCCACGCCGGCGTTCACTTCCCACAACGGCGATGAGTGCAGGTCGACCGCGGCGAAGACCTGTTGCAGCTGGCTGTTGGTCGGTGGAAATGCGCCGAGCTCACCGAGAGATGCATAGTACTCGAGCCCCGCACTGATTCCGCGCGTGAAATCGAAGGACGCCTTCGCGCTCGGCGAGAACTGCAATCCGTTGCCGGTCCCCGGCCCGACGAGGGTGCGGACCACTGTCGGGTTCACGCTCAGATACCATCGGCCGAGCGCCTTGTCGATCACCGGACGGATCTCCCAGCTCCATGTATCTGCGGAGAATATCGAGCGTTCGTGCTCGATCTCCGACGAAAGCGCCAGACCGACCGGCCACCGCCAACGGACTGGAATCCGTGCTTTGGCGCGGAAACTTCCACCGGCGACATGGAAGCCGCCACTGTCGTCCGCGCTCGAAAAAACGTAGGCGCCGAGCTCGGCCCAGTCGCCGACTCCCGCGACGAGTTCCACCGTTTCATGCCACGAATGGATCACGGCTGGTTGTGCGGCGGCCTGCGTTGTGGAGGCGATCCCGGATTGCGGCGGAACGATCGAGAAGAAGGGCGGGGGAGCGCATGCTGGTGCGCTCGATCGGCTCACACCCGGGGCGGTCGCCGCGCGTTCATCGTCAACGACGGGAGGGCCGCCGCACGACCCCAGCGCCGACGGTCCGCTGATGTTGTAGTTGCTGTGCAGCTCGATCATCAGGGACCGCCGCGGTGCGGTGGCGGCGGCGTACACCTCGATCTCCCATGGCGCCTGCGCCCGCGCCGCGCACGGCATCGAGGCCGCGAGCATCAACGCGATGCCACCCCCGATCGCGCGCTGGACGAAGGTGGCTGCTCGCATCGGCGTCAGGCGTAGTCGAACAGCGTCATGAACCCGGAATCCATGTGGTCCTGCAGGTGACAATGGAAGAGCGCCTTGCCGGGATCGTCGGCGACAACGTCTGCCTCGACCTTGGAATACGCCGGGACCACGATCACGTCCTTGAGGAGCCCCGACGTGCGCTTCCCATCCGCCGAGACGAGCTCCATCGTGTGCCGGTGCAGATGCAACGGATGGTCCTCCGCGCACCGATTGTCGAACATCAGGCGATATCGCTCGCCACGCGTCAGCCGGATGGTGTCGGTGCGCGGGAACGACTTGCCGTTGATCGACCATCCCTCGAACGCGCCGTGCCCGTGGAAGACCGATTGGAAGACGAGCGGCACCGGCGTTGCCGCGGCGAGTTCTGCCGGCGTGGTGCTGCCGAACAGGGTGTAGCTCCAGCGAACCTTGTTCGCGGCCGGGAGCCACTTCGGCGCACCGGTTCGTCCCGCGTATTCCACCACAATCCCCATGCCGGCGCTGCGCACTTCCTCCGTCGCTTCACCGAGAATCCAGACCCCCGGATTCGTCATCGCCACGACGGCGTCGATCCGTTCACCCGGATCGATCCGCACGACATCGAGCGTCTGCTGCGTCGGTACCGGATTGCCGTCCATTGCCACCACGGTGAGCTGGTGGCCGGCGAGCGCGATCCAGTGCGAGTCGGTCGCACTCGCGTTGAGCAGGTGAAGGAGCACCCGCTCGCCTTCGCGTACGCGGAGCGGCTCTCCGTGGCCCAGGAGCTTGTCGTTGATCGAGCTGTAGCGGTACGCCACGCTCTCGAATCCGTCATCGCCGCCGGTGAGATACGGCGCCCAATCATGGAGGGCGAGGAAATGCTCCTGGTCGAATGCGCCCGGATCGTTCGACGGGTCGATGTAGAGAAAACCGAACTGCCCGCTGTATGTCGAACGCGAGAGATCGCGTCCGGCAAACGCGTGCGAGTGATACCAGCGGAATCCGGCGGGCTTCGGCGTGAACTCGTATTGCAATGTTCCGCCGTGCGGCGGGATCGGAAGAGATCCTTCCTGAAGCGCGCCATCCGCGACCGGCGGAATCTTCAGCCCATGCCAATGCACGAACTCTTCCTGCGCGCTGTCATTGGTCACCGCGATCGTGACGGGGACCCCTTCGCGCAGCCGCAGCAGCGGTCCCGGCACCGATCCGTTGTAGGCGGTGGTGCGGACCCGCTTTCCCGGAGCGAGCTCGAGCTCGAGCGGTGCAATACGGAGGGTATGATCGGGGGCTCGCAGCATCCACGACAGATCGCCCGGAACCGCGCCGCGGCGAGACGAGAGCGCCGCCGCGCCACACGCGGAGACAAACATCCGGCGATTCACTGATCCACCCGGTGTGGTTGCCATGCGGGCTGAGGCGTCCCACCCGCTGAAGTCCCGTTCACGGAGTCGAATTATGCGACGTTCATCTTTGCTTGCAATCCCGCTCGCTGCCGCGCTCTTCGCCTTGCCGGCTTGCGGCCCGGGATATCGCACGTCCGTTGGCGTGAGCGCCGGGTACGGCTCGCCAGTCGACGTCTACGGGTACTACCCCGATTACTGGGGTGACTGGCACACCGATTACCTCGGCTGGTCGCCGACCGTCGTCTACGATTACAACGGCGCCTACTACCCATCGCAGATTCGGGGAAGTCGCCCGGTGACGGTCTATCACACCAACAAGGGATACTTCTTCCCGCCGCACGAAAACAGCTGGAAGGACAACCGCTTCAACCGGAAGCAGATGCCAAACGCCGGTGACTATCGCCGAGCGCGACCGCACCCCTGACTCGATCGATCACCGCGGATTGTTGATCCGCTGCACCGCACCACGGCACGCCGTGGTGCGGTGTTCGTTTCATCCGTATACTTCGCCGTGCGCATCGACCTGCTCCAGGCCTCGTCTCACGGCGCTCAATGACCGATGACATTCCGCAGGACTTTGCTGGTCGCGTCGCGATCGTGACCGGCGCTGCGCGCGGCCTCGGCCATGCCGCCGCGGCCCGCCTCCTCGCGCGCGGAGCGTCCGTGGCGGTCAACGTGCGCGACGCCGCCCGCGCCGATGCACTGGCGCGCGAACTCGGATCTCGCGCGCTCGCAGTGCCCGGTGATGTCACCGTCGATGGCGTCCCCGCCGACATCGCCGCGCGCACCCTCGACCGTTTCGGTCGCATCGACATCCTGGTCAACAACGCCGCCCTGCCGCTTACCACCCGCTTCGAACAGATCAGCGCCGCCGAATGGCGTCAGGCGGTCGAGGCGAATCTCACCGCACCGTTCCTGCTGACCCGTGCCGTCCTCCCGGCGATGAAGCAGCAGCAGTACGGCCGTGTGATCAACATGTCGTCCACCGCGGGGCGTATGGTGAGCACCCTCGGCGGCGCGCATTACACCGCGACGAAGACCGGCCTCCTCGGCCTTACGCGAGCGGCGGCGAAGGAGCTTGGTCTCTTCGGCATCACGGTGAACGCGATCTGTCCCGGGATGATCGATACCGAGCTCACTCGCGAGAGTGCCACCGCCGAACAGCTTGAGCGCCTCGCTCGCTCCTTTCCGATTCCACGCCTCGGCACCGCACTCGAGGTTGCCGACCTCATCGTCTTCGTTGCGTCGGAGGCCGCCGGATATCTCACCGGCGTCTCCTTCGACATCAACGGCGGCGACCTGATGATGTGAGGATGCCATGAAGGAAGGGACCCGAGTTCTCGTCGGTCTTGGCGCTGGACTCGCCTGCGGGATCGCGATCGCCGCGTCACACAATCCGCATCTCGCCGATGTCGTGACGATCATCGCGCCAATTGGCGTTCTCTGGATCAACGCCATCCGGATG is a window from the Gemmatimonadales bacterium genome containing:
- a CDS encoding multicopper oxidase family protein; protein product: MNRRMFVSACGAAALSSRRGAVPGDLSWMLRAPDHTLRIAPLELELAPGKRVRTTAYNGSVPGPLLRLREGVPVTIAVTNDSAQEEFVHWHGLKIPPVADGALQEGSLPIPPHGGTLQYEFTPKPAGFRWYHSHAFAGRDLSRSTYSGQFGFLYIDPSNDPGAFDQEHFLALHDWAPYLTGGDDGFESVAYRYSSINDKLLGHGEPLRVREGERVLLHLLNASATDSHWIALAGHQLTVVAMDGNPVPTQQTLDVVRIDPGERIDAVVAMTNPGVWILGEATEEVRSAGMGIVVEYAGRTGAPKWLPAANKVRWSYTLFGSTTPAELAAATPVPLVFQSVFHGHGAFEGWSINGKSFPRTDTIRLTRGERYRLMFDNRCAEDHPLHLHRHTMELVSADGKRTSGLLKDVIVVPAYSKVEADVVADDPGKALFHCHLQDHMDSGFMTLFDYA
- a CDS encoding SDR family oxidoreductase; this translates as MTDDIPQDFAGRVAIVTGAARGLGHAAAARLLARGASVAVNVRDAARADALARELGSRALAVPGDVTVDGVPADIAARTLDRFGRIDILVNNAALPLTTRFEQISAAEWRQAVEANLTAPFLLTRAVLPAMKQQQYGRVINMSSTAGRMVSTLGGAHYTATKTGLLGLTRAAAKELGLFGITVNAICPGMIDTELTRESATAEQLERLARSFPIPRLGTALEVADLIVFVASEAAGYLTGVSFDINGGDLMM